The following proteins are encoded in a genomic region of Burkholderia pyrrocinia:
- a CDS encoding ABC transporter ATP-binding protein, translated as MFKITDPIIEVHDVCKRVADATGELTILDGITFAVRPGSSLAIVGASGSGKSTLLGLLAGLDSATSGTVRLLGRALDQLDEDERAALRNGAVGFVFQSFQLMPHLTALENVMLPLELQGGISARDAADRARALLVQVGLGERTAHYPKLLSGGEQQRVALARAFVTRPAILFADEPTGSLDAATGHAVIDLMFELNRTHGATLVLVTHDAELARRCATTVTLDTGRIVAPHAAQRGA; from the coding sequence ATGTTCAAGATTACCGATCCGATCATCGAAGTCCATGACGTGTGCAAGCGGGTCGCCGACGCAACGGGCGAGCTGACGATCCTCGACGGCATCACGTTCGCCGTGCGGCCGGGCAGCAGCCTTGCGATCGTCGGCGCGTCGGGGTCGGGCAAATCGACGCTGCTCGGCCTGCTTGCGGGGTTGGACAGCGCGACGAGCGGCACGGTTCGCCTGCTCGGCCGCGCGCTCGACCAACTCGACGAGGACGAGCGCGCCGCGCTGCGCAACGGCGCAGTCGGGTTCGTGTTCCAGTCGTTCCAGCTGATGCCGCACCTGACGGCGCTCGAGAACGTGATGCTGCCGCTCGAACTGCAGGGCGGCATCAGCGCGCGCGACGCGGCCGACCGCGCACGGGCGCTGCTCGTGCAGGTCGGTCTCGGCGAACGCACCGCGCATTATCCGAAGCTGTTGTCGGGCGGCGAGCAGCAGCGCGTCGCGCTCGCGCGCGCATTCGTCACGCGCCCGGCGATCCTGTTTGCCGACGAGCCGACCGGCAGCCTTGATGCAGCGACGGGGCACGCGGTCATCGACCTGATGTTCGAACTGAACCGCACGCACGGCGCAACGCTCGTGCTCGTCACGCACGATGCCGAACTCGCGCGCCGCTGCGCGACGACCGTGACGCTCGACACCGGGCGCATTGTCGCGCCGCACGCGGCGCAGCGCGGCGCCTGA
- the pgi gene encoding glucose-6-phosphate isomerase codes for MTLNSLPAWTALQSHFEQIRHARLRDWFAPENDRAPTRAERFTLPGGGLAADFSKNRINDETLRLLAQLARDAGVEARRDAMFAGEIVNPTEGRAALHTALRATDPQAPFHAQVSAERAKMATFARAVRSGTWTGYTGKRIRHVINIGIGGSDLGPKMVVHALHHVAMPEISTHFVSNVDGADLARVLEQVDPEETLAIIVSKTFTTLETMTNARSLRDWFVARGCPEDALAKHFVGVSANPAEVVKFGIAADNVFEMWDWVGGRYSLWSAVGLSIMIAIGPEQFDELLAGANDMDRHFREAPLERNLPVLLGLIGIWYRNFFGSQSYLVAPYSEALHYLPAYLQQLEMESNGKSARLDGTFVDYPTSAVTWGEPGTNGQHAFFQMLHQGPTIVPIDFIAVLTPEHPLASHHPKLLANCFAQSEALMLGRTLEEARKVAGPGKEALAPHLTFPGNRPTTTLLVDALTPRTLGALIALYEHKVLVQATVWDINPFDQWGVELGKILGKVVEADLSAESHDPAKHDSSTTALIERARAALKR; via the coding sequence ATGACGCTGAATTCGCTCCCCGCCTGGACTGCCCTTCAATCCCACTTCGAACAGATCCGCCACGCCCGGCTGCGCGACTGGTTCGCGCCGGAAAACGACCGCGCGCCGACCCGCGCCGAACGCTTCACGCTCCCGGGCGGCGGTCTCGCGGCCGATTTCTCGAAGAACCGCATCAATGACGAAACGCTGCGCCTGCTCGCGCAGCTCGCGCGCGACGCAGGCGTCGAAGCTCGCCGCGATGCGATGTTCGCGGGCGAGATCGTCAACCCGACCGAAGGCCGCGCCGCGTTGCACACCGCGTTGCGCGCGACCGACCCGCAAGCGCCGTTTCACGCGCAGGTGAGCGCCGAGCGCGCAAAGATGGCGACCTTTGCGCGCGCCGTGCGCAGCGGCACGTGGACGGGCTACACGGGCAAACGCATCCGCCACGTGATCAACATCGGCATCGGCGGCTCCGATCTCGGGCCGAAGATGGTCGTGCATGCGCTGCACCACGTCGCGATGCCTGAAATCTCGACCCACTTCGTGTCGAACGTCGACGGCGCCGATCTCGCGCGCGTGCTCGAACAGGTCGATCCCGAGGAAACGCTCGCGATCATCGTGTCGAAGACCTTCACGACGCTCGAGACGATGACGAACGCCCGCTCGCTGCGCGACTGGTTCGTCGCGCGCGGCTGCCCCGAGGACGCGCTCGCGAAGCACTTCGTCGGCGTGTCGGCGAACCCGGCCGAAGTCGTGAAGTTCGGCATCGCCGCGGACAACGTGTTCGAAATGTGGGACTGGGTCGGCGGCCGCTATTCGCTGTGGTCGGCGGTCGGGCTGTCGATCATGATCGCGATCGGCCCCGAGCAGTTCGACGAACTGCTGGCCGGCGCGAACGACATGGACCGCCATTTCCGCGAAGCGCCGCTCGAGCGCAACCTGCCGGTGCTGCTCGGCCTGATCGGCATCTGGTACCGGAATTTCTTCGGCTCGCAGAGCTATCTCGTCGCGCCGTATTCGGAAGCGCTGCACTACCTGCCGGCGTATCTGCAGCAGCTCGAGATGGAGAGCAACGGCAAATCCGCGCGCCTGGACGGCACCTTCGTCGATTACCCGACCTCGGCCGTCACGTGGGGCGAGCCGGGCACCAACGGCCAGCATGCGTTCTTCCAGATGCTGCACCAGGGGCCGACGATCGTGCCGATCGACTTCATCGCGGTGCTGACGCCCGAGCATCCGCTCGCGAGCCATCATCCGAAGCTGCTTGCGAACTGCTTCGCGCAGAGCGAGGCACTGATGCTAGGCCGCACGCTCGAAGAAGCGCGCAAGGTCGCCGGGCCCGGCAAGGAAGCGCTCGCGCCGCACCTGACGTTCCCCGGCAACCGCCCGACGACGACGCTGCTCGTCGATGCGCTGACGCCGCGCACGCTCGGCGCGCTGATCGCGCTTTACGAGCACAAGGTGCTCGTGCAGGCGACGGTGTGGGACATCAACCCGTTCGACCAGTGGGGCGTCGAGCTCGGCAAGATTCTCGGCAAGGTTGTCGAAGCCGACCTGTCGGCCGAGTCGCACGATCCCGCGAAGCACGACTCGTCGACCACGGCGCTGATCGAGCGTGCCCGCGCGGCGTTGAAGCGCTGA
- the purL gene encoding phosphoribosylformylglycinamidine synthase produces MAHFSCFPGASALSDFRQTRLLDTLRQIDTNIVAVRGQFLHFVNAAEPLSADDSARIDALMHYGAPFEPAAEKGAAETFVVLPRFGTVSPWASKATDIAQHCGLTHVRRIERGVEFTVTLKSGLLGGKKALSDDARAAVAAALHDRMTESVIAARDDAQHLFDELPARPLASVDVLGVGRGALERANVELGLALADDEIDYLVDAFRKLERNPTDVELMMFAQANSEHCRHKIFNAQWTIDGEAQDMSLFAMIRNTEKLNPQGTIVAYSDNSSIMVGAEAERWFPRNAGAAGEPGERYGRHTELTHTLMKVETHNHPTAISPFPGAATGAGGEIRDEGATGRGARPKAGLTGFTVSNLDLPDARQSWENARDAAQPIGARNPDDAHGPYGRPDRIASPLQIMIDGPLGGAAFNNEFGRPNLGGYFRVYEQNVGGQVRGYHKPIMIAGGIGNIADQHTHKHDVPAGSLLIQIGGPGMRIGMGGGAASSMATGANTAELDFDSVQRGNPEIERRAQEVINGCWQLGAENPILSIHDVGAGGLSNAFPEIVDGAGKGARFELRKVALEESGLSPREIWSNEAQERYVLAIAPADLPRFEAICVRERCPFAVVGVATDERQLQLVDDEATGADEYPVDMPMEVLLGKPPRMHRDVARVATERTPVDVTGIALSEVAVDVLKHPTVGSKSFLITIGDRTVGGTSVRDQMVGPWQVPVADCAVTALDYAGFKGEAMTMAERTPLAVIDAPASGRMAVGEAVTNIASAPIASLDKLKLSANWMAACGTAGEDAALFDTVKAIGMELCPALGIGIPVGKDSLSMKTKWDEQGVAKEVVSPVSLIISAFAPVEDVRRHLTPQLRRVADAGDSVLIAIDLGRGKHRMGGSIFAQVTQQVGDATPDVDDPEDLKRFFNAIQSLNAQDKLLAYHDRSDGGLWATVCEMAFAGHAGVSLNVDMLTLDPNHESDYGDAKDWAKQTSGRRDDRTLRALFSEELGAVVQVRAADRDAVLGALREFGLSTCSHVIGSVNDRDVIEVYRDAKKIFGAPRTELHRAWGEVSWRIARLRDNPACADAEYDALLDVADPGISPVLSFDPADDIAAPFIATGARPRVAILREQGVNSHLETAYAFDRAGFDAHDVHMSDLLAGRATLADFAGAVACGGFSYGDVLGAGEGWAKTVRFNANLADMFSAFFARPDTFALGICNGCQMLSSLASMIPGAEAWPKFTRNKSEQFEARFSFVEVEKSPSIFFAGMEGSRIPVAVAHGEGYADFSQQGDIDRVAVAMRFVDHRGEATERYPFNPNGSPAGITSVTTADGRFSVLMPHMERVHRTVTMSWHPESWGEASPWMRVFRNARRWIG; encoded by the coding sequence ATGGCTCACTTCTCGTGTTTTCCCGGCGCTTCGGCCCTCTCCGATTTCCGTCAAACCCGTCTGCTCGACACGCTCAGGCAAATCGACACCAACATCGTCGCGGTGCGCGGCCAGTTCCTGCACTTCGTCAATGCGGCCGAGCCGCTGTCGGCCGACGACAGCGCGCGCATCGACGCGCTGATGCACTACGGCGCGCCGTTCGAGCCGGCCGCCGAGAAGGGGGCGGCCGAGACCTTCGTCGTGCTGCCGCGCTTCGGCACGGTCTCGCCGTGGGCGAGCAAGGCGACCGACATCGCGCAGCACTGCGGCCTTACGCACGTGCGCCGCATCGAGCGCGGCGTCGAATTCACGGTCACGCTGAAGTCGGGGCTGCTCGGCGGCAAGAAGGCGCTGTCCGACGACGCGCGCGCGGCCGTCGCGGCCGCGCTGCATGACCGGATGACCGAAAGCGTGATCGCGGCGCGCGACGACGCGCAGCACCTGTTCGACGAACTGCCGGCCAGGCCGCTCGCGAGCGTCGACGTGCTGGGCGTCGGCCGCGGCGCGCTCGAGCGTGCGAACGTCGAACTGGGCCTTGCGCTCGCCGACGACGAGATCGACTACCTGGTCGACGCGTTCCGCAAGCTCGAACGCAACCCGACCGACGTCGAGCTGATGATGTTCGCGCAGGCGAACAGCGAGCACTGCCGCCACAAGATCTTCAACGCGCAGTGGACGATCGACGGCGAAGCGCAGGACATGTCGCTGTTCGCGATGATCCGCAATACCGAGAAGCTGAACCCGCAGGGCACGATCGTCGCGTATTCCGACAACTCGTCGATCATGGTCGGCGCCGAAGCCGAGCGCTGGTTCCCGCGTAACGCGGGCGCGGCCGGCGAGCCGGGCGAGCGTTATGGCCGGCACACCGAGCTCACGCACACGCTGATGAAGGTCGAGACGCACAATCACCCGACGGCGATCTCGCCGTTCCCGGGCGCGGCGACCGGCGCGGGCGGCGAGATCCGCGACGAAGGTGCGACGGGCCGCGGCGCGCGTCCGAAGGCCGGCCTCACGGGTTTCACCGTGTCGAACCTCGACCTGCCCGACGCACGCCAGTCGTGGGAAAACGCGCGCGACGCGGCACAGCCGATCGGCGCGCGCAACCCGGATGACGCGCACGGCCCGTACGGCCGCCCGGACCGCATCGCGTCGCCGCTGCAGATCATGATTGACGGCCCGCTCGGCGGCGCCGCGTTCAATAACGAATTCGGCCGCCCGAACCTCGGCGGCTACTTCCGCGTGTACGAGCAGAACGTCGGCGGCCAGGTGCGCGGCTATCACAAGCCGATCATGATCGCGGGCGGCATCGGCAACATTGCCGACCAGCACACGCACAAGCACGACGTGCCGGCCGGCTCCCTGCTGATCCAGATCGGCGGCCCCGGCATGCGGATCGGGATGGGCGGCGGCGCGGCGAGCTCGATGGCGACCGGCGCGAACACGGCCGAGCTCGACTTCGACTCGGTACAGCGCGGCAACCCCGAAATCGAGCGTCGCGCACAGGAAGTGATCAACGGCTGCTGGCAGCTCGGCGCGGAAAACCCGATCCTGAGCATCCACGACGTCGGCGCGGGCGGCCTGTCGAACGCGTTCCCCGAGATCGTCGACGGCGCGGGCAAGGGCGCGCGCTTCGAACTGCGCAAGGTCGCACTCGAGGAGTCGGGCCTGTCGCCGCGCGAAATCTGGTCGAACGAGGCGCAGGAGCGCTACGTGCTCGCGATCGCACCGGCCGACCTGCCGCGCTTCGAGGCGATCTGCGTGCGTGAGCGCTGCCCGTTCGCGGTGGTCGGTGTCGCGACCGACGAGCGCCAGTTGCAACTGGTCGACGACGAAGCGACGGGCGCCGACGAATACCCGGTCGACATGCCGATGGAAGTGCTGCTCGGCAAGCCGCCGCGCATGCACCGCGACGTCGCGCGCGTCGCGACCGAGCGCACGCCAGTCGACGTGACGGGCATCGCGCTGTCGGAAGTCGCGGTCGATGTGCTGAAGCACCCGACGGTCGGGAGCAAGTCGTTCCTGATCACGATCGGCGACCGTACGGTCGGCGGCACGTCGGTGCGCGACCAGATGGTCGGCCCGTGGCAGGTGCCGGTGGCCGACTGCGCGGTCACCGCGCTCGACTACGCGGGCTTCAAGGGCGAGGCGATGACGATGGCCGAGCGCACGCCGCTCGCAGTGATCGACGCGCCGGCATCGGGCCGCATGGCGGTCGGCGAGGCGGTCACGAACATCGCGAGCGCGCCGATCGCGTCGCTCGACAAGCTGAAGCTGTCGGCGAACTGGATGGCCGCATGCGGCACGGCCGGCGAGGACGCCGCGCTGTTCGACACGGTCAAGGCGATCGGCATGGAGCTGTGCCCGGCGCTCGGGATCGGCATCCCGGTCGGCAAGGACTCGCTGTCGATGAAGACGAAGTGGGACGAGCAGGGCGTCGCGAAGGAAGTGGTCTCGCCGGTGTCGCTGATCATCTCCGCGTTCGCGCCGGTCGAGGACGTGCGCCGGCACCTGACGCCGCAACTGCGTCGCGTCGCGGATGCCGGCGACAGCGTGCTGATCGCGATCGATCTGGGCCGCGGCAAGCACCGGATGGGCGGCAGCATCTTCGCGCAGGTCACGCAGCAGGTCGGCGACGCGACGCCGGACGTCGACGATCCGGAAGACCTGAAGCGCTTCTTCAACGCGATCCAGTCGCTCAACGCGCAGGACAAGCTGCTGGCGTACCACGACCGCTCGGACGGCGGCCTGTGGGCGACGGTGTGCGAAATGGCGTTCGCGGGCCACGCAGGCGTGTCGCTGAACGTCGACATGCTGACGCTCGACCCGAATCACGAATCCGACTACGGCGACGCGAAGGACTGGGCGAAGCAGACGAGCGGCCGTCGCGATGATCGCACGCTGCGCGCGCTGTTCTCCGAGGAACTCGGCGCCGTCGTGCAGGTGCGCGCGGCCGACCGCGACGCGGTGCTCGGCGCGCTGCGCGAGTTCGGCCTGTCGACGTGCTCGCACGTGATCGGCTCGGTCAACGATCGCGACGTGATCGAGGTGTACCGCGACGCGAAGAAGATCTTCGGCGCGCCGCGTACCGAACTCCATCGCGCGTGGGGTGAAGTGAGCTGGCGTATCGCGCGCCTGCGCGACAACCCCGCGTGCGCGGATGCCGAATACGACGCGCTGCTCGACGTGGCCGATCCGGGCATTTCGCCGGTGCTGAGCTTCGATCCGGCCGACGACATCGCCGCGCCGTTCATCGCGACGGGCGCGCGGCCGCGCGTCGCGATCCTGCGCGAGCAGGGCGTGAATTCGCATCTGGAAACGGCCTACGCGTTCGACCGCGCGGGCTTCGATGCGCACGACGTGCACATGAGCGACCTGCTCGCGGGCCGTGCCACGCTCGCCGATTTCGCGGGCGCGGTCGCCTGCGGCGGCTTCTCGTACGGCGACGTGCTGGGTGCGGGCGAAGGCTGGGCGAAGACGGTCCGGTTCAACGCGAACCTCGCCGACATGTTCTCGGCGTTCTTCGCGCGTCCCGACACGTTCGCGCTCGGCATCTGCAACGGCTGCCAGATGCTGTCGAGCCTCGCGTCGATGATCCCGGGTGCGGAAGCGTGGCCGAAGTTCACGCGCAACAAGTCCGAGCAGTTCGAGGCGCGCTTCTCGTTCGTCGAAGTGGAGAAGTCGCCGTCGATCTTCTTCGCGGGGATGGAAGGCTCGCGGATTCCGGTTGCGGTCGCGCACGGCGAAGGCTATGCGGACTTCTCGCAACAGGGCGACATCGATCGCGTCGCGGTTGCGATGCGTTTCGTCGACCACCGTGGCGAAGCGACCGAGCGCTATCCGTTCAACCCGAACGGCTCGCCGGCCGGCATCACGTCGGTCACGACGGCCGACGGCCGCTTCTCGGTGCTGATGCCGCACATGGAGCGCGTGCACCGCACGGTCACGATGAGCTGGCATCCGGAAAGCTGGGGTGAAGCCAGCCCGTGGATGCGCGTGTTCCGCAACGCGCGCCGCTGGATCGGCTGA
- a CDS encoding arylesterase: MDTTFRWKRRAAVAALLGTLLAVTVPARAVTAPAPTSGQPVIVVLGDSLSAEYGLPRDTGWVALLRQRLTTERIDYSVANASVSGDTTSGGRARLPAVLQRLKPSIVVVELGSNDALRGVPLATTEQNLRDIIAGARRAQAKVVLVGMYVPPNYGPDYTQKFHAVYTRLSKDLGVPLVPFLLAGIENKPEMFQSDQMHPAQQAQGILLDNVWPALKPLLGKPRG, translated from the coding sequence ATGGACACGACATTTCGCTGGAAAAGACGCGCGGCGGTCGCCGCGCTGCTGGGCACCCTGCTGGCCGTCACCGTGCCTGCACGCGCCGTGACGGCGCCAGCCCCGACATCGGGCCAGCCCGTGATCGTCGTGCTCGGCGACAGCCTGTCGGCCGAATACGGGCTACCGCGCGACACGGGCTGGGTGGCATTGCTGCGGCAACGGCTCACGACCGAGCGAATCGATTATAGCGTCGCGAACGCCAGCGTCAGCGGCGACACCACGAGCGGCGGCCGTGCGCGACTGCCCGCGGTGCTGCAGCGGCTCAAGCCGTCGATCGTCGTCGTCGAGCTCGGTTCGAACGATGCGCTGCGCGGCGTGCCGCTCGCGACGACCGAGCAGAACCTGCGCGACATCATCGCCGGCGCGCGGCGCGCACAGGCGAAGGTCGTGCTGGTCGGCATGTACGTGCCGCCCAACTACGGGCCCGACTACACGCAGAAGTTCCACGCCGTCTATACGCGGCTGTCGAAGGATCTCGGCGTGCCGCTCGTGCCGTTCCTGCTGGCCGGCATCGAGAACAAGCCCGAGATGTTCCAGTCCGACCAGATGCATCCCGCGCAGCAGGCGCAGGGCATTCTGCTCGACAACGTCTGGCCGGCGCTGAAGCCGCTGCTCGGCAAGCCGCGCGGCTGA
- a CDS encoding NAD(P)H-hydrate dehydratase — MTVTRPLPDSDPIALLRVADLRAAEADATAALPPHTLMGRAGAAAARWLSERVTGDDRPVWFAVGPGNNGGDALVAAAHLQQLGVATQAWMPVPVRPDDAQWALGLARTAGVPLSATPPASLDGYAWAVDGLFGIGLGRALDGAFAEQAERIAAHARSGGRVLALDVPSGLDSDTGQIVGAGVAVAATHTLTFIGAKPGLYTGDGRDLAGEIDVASLDVAPPAAPAIVLNAPARFAAALPARAFASHKGTFGSLAVLGGDTGMCGAPILAARAALFAGAGKVHVGFLGAGAPPYDPPFPELMLHPADGLDLDAMTAIAAGCGLGTREAAATLVRDALAHDAATLLDADALNLVATHADLAAAVATRGARGKACVLTPHPLEAARLLGSDTATVQRDRVAAAQALAARYAGIVVLKGSGTVIAAPDGRVTINPTGNAALATGGTGDVLGGLIGALLAQRVAPYEAALAGVYLHGLAADMLTADGTGPAGLTAGELAPMVRTLVNRLFYPSPRANT; from the coding sequence ATGACCGTGACCCGCCCGCTTCCCGACTCCGATCCGATCGCGCTGCTGCGCGTCGCCGACCTGCGCGCGGCCGAGGCCGACGCAACCGCGGCGCTGCCGCCGCACACGCTGATGGGCCGCGCAGGCGCCGCCGCCGCGCGCTGGCTGTCCGAGCGCGTCACCGGCGACGACCGCCCCGTGTGGTTCGCGGTCGGCCCCGGCAACAACGGCGGCGACGCACTGGTTGCCGCCGCCCACCTCCAGCAGCTCGGCGTCGCGACGCAGGCGTGGATGCCGGTACCGGTCAGGCCGGACGACGCGCAATGGGCGCTCGGCCTCGCGCGCACGGCCGGCGTGCCGCTGTCGGCCACGCCGCCCGCGTCGCTGGACGGCTATGCGTGGGCCGTCGACGGACTGTTCGGCATCGGTCTCGGCCGCGCGCTCGACGGCGCGTTCGCCGAGCAGGCCGAGCGCATCGCCGCACATGCACGCAGCGGCGGCCGCGTGCTCGCGCTCGACGTGCCGAGCGGGCTCGACAGCGATACGGGCCAGATCGTCGGCGCGGGCGTCGCCGTCGCGGCCACCCACACGCTCACCTTCATCGGCGCGAAGCCGGGCCTCTACACGGGCGACGGTCGCGATCTCGCCGGCGAGATCGACGTCGCGTCGCTCGACGTCGCGCCGCCCGCCGCACCAGCCATCGTGCTGAACGCGCCCGCGCGGTTCGCCGCGGCCCTGCCCGCGCGCGCGTTCGCGTCGCACAAGGGCACGTTCGGCAGCCTCGCGGTGCTCGGCGGCGACACGGGCATGTGCGGCGCGCCGATCCTGGCCGCGCGCGCCGCGCTGTTCGCGGGCGCCGGCAAGGTGCACGTCGGCTTCCTCGGCGCCGGCGCGCCGCCGTACGACCCGCCGTTCCCCGAACTGATGCTGCATCCGGCCGACGGCCTCGATCTCGACGCGATGACCGCAATCGCGGCCGGCTGCGGGCTCGGCACGCGCGAGGCCGCAGCGACGCTCGTGCGCGACGCGCTCGCGCACGACGCCGCGACGCTGCTCGATGCCGACGCGCTGAACCTCGTCGCGACGCACGCGGACCTCGCAGCCGCCGTCGCCACGCGCGGCGCGCGCGGCAAAGCGTGCGTGCTGACCCCGCATCCGCTCGAGGCCGCGCGGCTGCTCGGCAGCGACACGGCGACCGTGCAGCGCGACCGCGTCGCGGCCGCGCAGGCGCTTGCCGCGCGCTACGCCGGCATCGTCGTGCTGAAAGGCTCGGGCACGGTGATTGCAGCGCCCGACGGCCGCGTGACGATCAATCCGACCGGCAACGCGGCGCTCGCCACGGGCGGCACCGGCGACGTGCTGGGCGGCCTGATCGGCGCCCTGCTCGCGCAGCGCGTCGCGCCATACGAAGCGGCGCTCGCGGGCGTCTACCTGCACGGCCTCGCGGCCGACATGCTGACCGCGGACGGCACGGGGCCGGCCGGGCTCACCGCGGGCGAACTCGCGCCGATGGTGCGCACGCTGGTCAATCGCCTTTTTTATCCGTCGCCGCGCGCCAACACGTAA
- a CDS encoding FAD-dependent oxidoreductase — protein sequence MDVIVIGGGISGVATAYQLRAAGHRVCVVERHATVAQGATYGDGGALLPSPLDVWFGPTFMRQRQPSDSGIVYKPGFNGGVRRFVKQLGTLREPDAFAAQYARLRPLIDASRDVLADIEARLELEFEQKPGILHVVRDPRDWETMQPALDLLRTLDQPYRTLTADECTALEPSVPADPGFAGGVLLETERTGNCPLFAKLVKQTLDEHGVQFRFGADVAAIRIDTGRVAVELVPPGNRHASKAREVDVISADAIVVAAGAGSLPLLERLGWHLPLHPVRVHTLTAPVAYEEHAPHLSVVDSIKRISITRTHQRLRIGGGAVLQSLPDTAKPLAEPLSEAALALLGQAVHDWVPGAARISAALSWQGTQLLSPDGLPVVGPTPHPRVFVNFGHGPAGWGLACGSAKVVSDYLGGDVQHWPADTLAALRAGRFST from the coding sequence ATGGATGTCATCGTCATCGGCGGCGGAATCAGCGGCGTCGCCACCGCCTACCAGTTGCGTGCGGCCGGCCACCGCGTGTGCGTGGTCGAACGCCACGCCACCGTCGCGCAGGGCGCGACCTACGGCGACGGCGGCGCGCTGCTGCCGAGCCCGCTCGACGTCTGGTTCGGCCCGACCTTCATGCGCCAGCGCCAGCCGAGCGACAGCGGCATCGTCTACAAGCCGGGCTTCAACGGCGGCGTACGCCGCTTCGTCAAGCAGCTCGGCACGCTGCGCGAGCCCGACGCGTTCGCCGCTCAGTACGCGCGGCTGCGCCCGCTGATCGATGCATCGCGCGACGTGCTCGCCGACATCGAAGCGCGCCTCGAACTCGAATTCGAGCAGAAGCCCGGCATCCTGCACGTCGTGCGCGATCCGCGCGACTGGGAAACGATGCAGCCCGCGCTCGACCTGCTGCGCACGCTCGACCAGCCGTACCGCACGCTGACCGCCGACGAATGCACGGCGCTCGAACCGTCGGTGCCGGCCGATCCCGGCTTCGCCGGCGGCGTGCTGCTCGAGACCGAGCGCACCGGGAACTGCCCGCTATTCGCGAAACTGGTCAAGCAGACGCTCGACGAACACGGCGTGCAGTTCCGCTTCGGCGCTGACGTCGCCGCGATCCGCATCGACACCGGCCGCGTCGCGGTCGAGCTCGTCCCGCCCGGCAACCGGCACGCGTCGAAGGCACGCGAGGTCGACGTGATTTCCGCCGACGCGATCGTGGTCGCTGCCGGCGCCGGCAGCCTGCCGCTGCTCGAACGGCTCGGCTGGCACCTGCCGCTGCACCCGGTGCGGGTCCATACGCTCACCGCGCCAGTCGCCTACGAAGAACATGCGCCGCACCTGAGCGTCGTCGACTCGATCAAGCGGATCTCGATCACGCGCACCCACCAGCGGCTGCGCATCGGCGGCGGCGCCGTGCTGCAGAGCCTGCCCGACACCGCGAAGCCGCTCGCCGAGCCGCTGTCCGAGGCTGCGCTCGCGCTGCTCGGCCAGGCCGTCCACGACTGGGTGCCCGGCGCCGCCAGGATTTCGGCCGCGCTGTCGTGGCAAGGCACGCAACTGCTGTCGCCGGACGGCCTGCCCGTCGTGGGTCCGACCCCGCATCCGCGCGTGTTCGTCAATTTCGGGCACGGCCCGGCCGGCTGGGGGCTCGCGTGCGGGTCTGCTAAAGTGGTGAGCGACTACCTGGGCGGTGACGTGCAGCACTGGCCCGCCGACACGCTCGCCGCGCTGCGCGCCGGGCGCTTCTCGACCTGA